From a region of the bacterium genome:
- a CDS encoding TraR/DksA C4-type zinc finger protein — protein sequence MASRRKLAESTLARFKRLLEEKERSLVSVIADHEAERSEVRMAETAAERRPDPDSADGGSMAFEFEKELSVDRNSRDLLGQVRSALQALEDGTYGECRVCGGTIPVARLRALPQTSLCVKCASRRR from the coding sequence ATGGCATCTCGCCGCAAGCTGGCCGAGTCCACACTCGCACGTTTCAAGAGGCTCCTCGAGGAGAAGGAGCGGAGCCTCGTCTCGGTGATCGCCGACCACGAAGCCGAGCGGAGCGAGGTCAGGATGGCCGAGACCGCGGCCGAGCGCAGACCCGATCCGGACTCGGCCGATGGCGGCTCGATGGCCTTCGAGTTCGAGAAGGAGTTGTCGGTGGACCGCAACAGCCGTGACCTGCTCGGCCAGGTCCGCAGCGCGCTGCAGGCACTGGAGGACGGTACCTACGGCGAGTGTCGAGTCTGTGGAGGCACCATCCCGGTGGCGCGCCTGCGGGCCCTTCCGCAGACCAGCCTGTGCGTGAAGTGCGCGTCGCGGCGGCGCTGA
- the lspA gene encoding signal peptidase II, with protein MREVRVAAALSSRRINAGLLGGAVLVADQISKLWARTALADQNLVIIPGWFRLAVTENSGAAFSLFQGYGSWLGLAAVVVAFLILVMVERTRSTTELVGLGLVLGGAIGNLVDRLLGGPWMSGAVTDFIDFSFWPTFNVADSSITVGVVILVWAARRI; from the coding sequence GTGCGTGAAGTGCGCGTCGCGGCGGCGCTGAGCAGCCGACGCATCAATGCCGGCCTCCTGGGCGGGGCCGTTCTGGTAGCCGATCAGATCAGCAAGCTCTGGGCGCGAACGGCGCTGGCCGACCAGAACCTCGTGATCATTCCCGGCTGGTTCCGGCTCGCGGTCACCGAGAACTCGGGGGCGGCCTTCTCCCTGTTCCAGGGTTACGGGTCCTGGTTGGGGTTGGCCGCCGTCGTGGTGGCGTTCCTGATCCTGGTAATGGTGGAGCGCACCAGGAGCACCACCGAGTTGGTGGGGTTGGGTCTGGTGCTCGGCGGGGCGATCGGAAACCTCGTCGATCGGCTCCTGGGCGGACCATGGATGTCCGGCGCGGTCACAGACTTCATCGACTTCAGCTTCTGGCCCACCTTCAACGTTGCCGACTCCTCCATCACGGTGGGCGTGGTGATCCTCGTATGGGCGGCCAGACGCATCTGA